Proteins from one Halovivax limisalsi genomic window:
- a CDS encoding archaeosine biosynthesis radical SAM protein RaSEA: MSHPTPEVYEQGKGMDAHNQVMREIRSRKEASYDPHEPTRVWLDEDNTPDGVKESLTIILNTGGCRWARAGGCTMCGYVAESVDGGSVSHDALLDQIDVCLDHEAENADEPADLIKIYTSGSFLDEREVGAETRRAIAETFADRERIVVESLPDFVDREKIADFTRYGLDTDVAIGLETATDRVRHDCVNKYFDFADFEAACAEAAAASAEADAGTVTADDDAGGAANADADGRASAGVKAYLLLKPPFLAESEAVEDMIDSIERCADVAGCHTVSMNPCNVQRYTMVDELYFDDGYRPPWLWSVAHVLEATADVDAIVVSDPVGHGSDRGPHNCTECDDLVQKAIKDFDLRQDPSVFEQVSCACEATWEAVMELETSYNMPLVR, translated from the coding sequence TGAGTCACCCCACGCCCGAGGTCTACGAGCAGGGGAAGGGCATGGACGCCCACAACCAGGTGATGCGCGAGATCCGCTCGCGCAAGGAGGCGAGCTACGATCCCCACGAACCCACGCGCGTCTGGCTTGACGAGGACAACACGCCCGACGGCGTCAAGGAGAGCCTGACGATCATCCTCAACACCGGGGGCTGTCGGTGGGCCCGCGCGGGCGGCTGTACGATGTGCGGGTACGTCGCAGAGAGCGTCGACGGCGGCAGCGTCAGCCACGATGCGCTGCTGGACCAGATCGACGTCTGCCTCGACCACGAAGCCGAAAACGCCGACGAACCCGCCGACCTGATCAAGATCTACACCTCCGGGTCGTTCCTCGACGAGCGCGAAGTTGGAGCGGAGACCCGCCGGGCCATCGCGGAGACGTTCGCCGACCGCGAGCGCATCGTCGTCGAATCCCTGCCCGACTTCGTCGACCGGGAGAAGATCGCCGACTTCACCCGGTACGGCCTCGACACGGACGTCGCGATCGGCCTGGAGACCGCCACGGATCGCGTCCGCCACGACTGCGTGAACAAGTACTTCGACTTCGCGGACTTCGAGGCCGCCTGCGCCGAGGCCGCCGCGGCGAGCGCGGAGGCGGACGCGGGGACCGTCACGGCGGACGATGACGCCGGCGGGGCCGCGAATGCGGACGCCGATGGCCGCGCCTCGGCCGGCGTCAAGGCCTACCTCCTGCTGAAGCCGCCCTTCCTCGCGGAGTCGGAGGCCGTCGAGGACATGATCGACTCGATCGAGCGCTGTGCCGACGTCGCGGGCTGTCACACCGTCTCGATGAACCCCTGTAACGTCCAGCGCTACACGATGGTCGACGAGCTGTACTTCGACGACGGCTACCGCCCGCCGTGGCTCTGGTCGGTCGCGCACGTCCTCGAGGCGACCGCGGACGTCGACGCAATCGTCGTCTCGGACCCCGTCGGCCACGGCTCGGACCGGGGGCCGCACAACTGCACGGAGTGTGACGATCTCGTCCAGAAGGCGATCAAGGACTTCGACCTCAGGCAGGACCCCTCCGTCTTCGAGCAGGTGTCGTGTGCGTGCGAGGCAACGTGGGAGGCCGTGATGGAACTGGAGACGAGCTACAACATGCCGCTGGTACGCTGA
- a CDS encoding class I fructose-bisphosphate aldolase has protein sequence MIPIDDTPIARDGKVLILAMDHGLEHGPVDFEDVPEKLDPSTVFETATHDAVTAMGVQKGIAEGYYPSYEDDVNLLLKLNGTSNLWMGEPDSAVNCSVEYAAELGADALGFTVYGGSNNEIEMVEEFRDAQEAGREYDLPMVMWSYPRGQGIKNDTKPSTISYATRLALELGADVAKVKHPGSKEAMAHAVECAGDVKVIMSGGSKTSDYEFLSTVEAVMDAGAKGLAVGRNVWQREDPARLLDALEKVIYEGETADAALEE, from the coding sequence ATGATTCCGATCGACGATACCCCGATCGCGCGCGACGGTAAGGTGCTGATTCTCGCGATGGATCACGGCCTGGAACACGGCCCCGTCGACTTCGAGGACGTCCCCGAAAAGCTCGACCCCTCGACCGTCTTCGAGACGGCGACTCACGACGCCGTGACCGCGATGGGCGTCCAGAAGGGCATCGCGGAGGGGTACTACCCGAGTTACGAGGACGACGTCAACCTCCTCCTGAAGCTCAACGGCACCTCGAACCTCTGGATGGGCGAACCGGATTCGGCGGTCAACTGCTCGGTCGAGTACGCCGCCGAACTCGGCGCCGACGCGCTCGGCTTCACCGTCTACGGCGGGTCGAACAACGAGATCGAGATGGTCGAGGAGTTCCGTGACGCCCAGGAGGCCGGCCGCGAGTACGACCTCCCGATGGTCATGTGGTCCTACCCGCGCGGCCAGGGAATCAAGAACGACACCAAGCCCTCGACCATCTCCTACGCGACCCGACTGGCGCTGGAACTCGGCGCCGACGTGGCGAAGGTCAAGCACCCCGGTAGCAAGGAGGCGATGGCCCACGCCGTCGAGTGCGCCGGCGACGTGAAGGTCATCATGTCCGGGGGCTCGAAGACCTCCGACTACGAGTTCCTCTCGACCGTCGAGGCCGTGATGGACGCCGGCGCGAAGGGCCTGGCCGTCGGCCGCAACGTCTGGCAGCGCGAGGACCCGGCCCGGCTGCTCGACGCCCTCGAGAAGGTCATCTACGAGGGCGAGACCGCCGACGCCGCGCTGGAGGAATGA
- a CDS encoding class 1 fructose-bisphosphatase, with protein MSERDGDGATGDTGRADSGADGDGATGDTGRADSGADGDGAAGDGGADDRAATIDAVVDTVADAASDIRAGLVGRRGKADRENPSGEVQAEADVYADDLLEERLSAIDGVAEYASEERAEVVDCGGSAADPDAVAVAVDPLDGSSNLESNNTMGTVFAVYDEPLPAAGAAIVASGWVLYGPITTMALAREGTVTKYELSGDERTVVETDVTIPDEPLVYGFGGRVPDWPEDFAAFAGEVESDPSHKLRYGGAMIGDVNQVLTYGGIFAYPALESSPRGKLRLQFEGHPIGHLVETAGGRSSDGSRSLLSVEPDDLHDRVPLHVGNAELIDRLETVLA; from the coding sequence ATGAGCGAGCGCGACGGCGACGGCGCGACCGGCGATACCGGACGGGCGGACAGCGGCGCGGACGGCGACGGCGCGACCGGCGATACCGGACGGGCGGACAGCGGTGCGGACGGCGACGGCGCGGCTGGTGACGGCGGCGCGGACGACCGCGCCGCGACGATCGACGCGGTCGTCGACACCGTCGCGGACGCCGCGAGCGACATCCGAGCGGGCCTGGTGGGCCGGCGCGGCAAAGCCGACCGGGAGAATCCGAGCGGCGAGGTCCAGGCCGAGGCGGACGTCTACGCGGACGACCTGCTCGAGGAGCGCCTCTCGGCGATCGACGGCGTCGCCGAGTACGCGAGCGAGGAGCGCGCGGAGGTCGTCGACTGCGGCGGCTCGGCGGCCGATCCCGATGCGGTCGCCGTCGCCGTTGACCCGCTCGACGGCTCGTCGAACCTCGAGTCGAACAACACGATGGGGACGGTCTTCGCCGTCTACGACGAGCCCCTCCCGGCGGCCGGCGCCGCGATCGTCGCCTCGGGCTGGGTGCTCTACGGCCCCATCACGACGATGGCGCTGGCCCGCGAGGGCACCGTCACGAAGTACGAACTCTCGGGCGACGAGCGAACCGTCGTCGAGACGGACGTCACGATCCCGGACGAGCCGCTCGTCTACGGCTTCGGCGGGCGCGTCCCCGACTGGCCCGAGGACTTCGCGGCCTTCGCCGGCGAGGTCGAATCGGACCCGTCGCACAAACTGCGCTACGGCGGGGCGATGATCGGCGACGTCAACCAGGTGCTGACCTACGGCGGGATCTTCGCCTACCCGGCGCTCGAGAGCAGTCCGCGCGGCAAACTCAGGCTCCAGTTCGAGGGCCACCCCATCGGCCACCTGGTCGAGACCGCCGGCGGCCGGTCTTCGGACGGCAGCCGGTCGCTGCTTTCGGTCGAGCCGGACGACCTCCACGACCGCGTCCCGCTGCACGTCGGCAACGCGGAGCTGATCGACCGGCTCGAAACCGTCCTCGCGTGA